In Aegilops tauschii subsp. strangulata cultivar AL8/78 chromosome 3, Aet v6.0, whole genome shotgun sequence, one genomic interval encodes:
- the LOC109775527 gene encoding uncharacterized protein — MSLAPSIPSIKVKVGRIAPPPPYRACRSFAVIRSSKAEGPRRPAAPPLSPPPPMPPKTPALSTPPSLSQPPTPVKPAQPSPPPPETKPAVATAAATPPVGGVVTFEYQRKVAKELQEYFKKKKLEETNQGPFFGWLAKNEIANGRWAMFGFAVGMLTEYATGSDFVEQMKILLSNFGIVDLD; from the exons ATGTCTTTGGCACCTTCCATCCCTTCCATCAAGGTGAAGGTGGGACGCATCGCCCCGCCGCCTCCGTACCGGGCATGCAGGTCGTTCGCCGTGATCAGGAGCTCCAAGGCCGAGGGGCCCAGGAGACCCGCGGCGCCTCCACTGTCGCCGCCCCCGCCTATGCCTCCCAAGACGCCAGCTCTGTCCACCCCTCCGAGCCTGTCCCAGCCACCGACCCCAGTGAAGCCAGCACAGCCATCACCTCCTCCTCCCGAGACCAAACCGGCAGTGGCCACTGCCGCTGCGACCCCACCGGTGGGAGGGGTTGTGACGTTCGAGTACCAGAGGAAGGTGGCCAAGGAACTACAGGAatacttcaagaagaagaagctggaggagACCAACCAGGGACCCTTCTTTGGGTGGTTGGCCAAGAATGAGATTGCCAATGGAAG ATGGGCTATGTTTGGGTTTGCAGTGGGGATGCTAACAGAGTACGCAACAGGCTCGGATTTCGTTGAGCAAATGAAGATCCTTCTCTCCAATTTTGGGATTGTGGATTTGGATTGA